One Vicia villosa cultivar HV-30 ecotype Madison, WI unplaced genomic scaffold, Vvil1.0 ctg.000437F_1_1, whole genome shotgun sequence DNA segment encodes these proteins:
- the LOC131628269 gene encoding bifunctional nitrilase/nitrile hydratase NIT4A-like, translating into MANTNTGAVNGDANKHIVRATVVQASTVYYDTPATLDKTEKLLAEAASDGAQIVVFPESFIGGYPHGANFSISIGIRPDKGSEDFRKYHASAIDVPGPEVDRLAEMAAKYKVYLVMGVIERDGYTLYCSILFFDSEGNYLGKHRKLMPTSIERVIWGFGDGSTIPVFDTPIGKIGGVICWENKMPLLRTAMYSKGVQIYCAPTADARPVWQATAIHIALEGGCFFLSSNQFCRRKDYPPAPEYNFEGAKEKLTPDSVVCAGGSVIISPLGEVLAGPNYEGEGLITADLDLRDIPRAKFEFDAVGHYSRPEVLRLIVNDQPANPVTFKSNTTKAEEETN; encoded by the exons atggCAAACACCAACACCGGAGCAGTCAATGGCGACGCTAACAAACACATTGTTCGAGCCACTGTCGTTCAGGCTTCCACCGTCTACTACGACACTCCGGCCACTTTAGATAAGACTGAGAAATTGCTGGCTGAAGCTGCTAGCGATGGAGCCCAGATTGTTGTCTTTCCAGAGTCATTCATTGGTGGCTATCCGCATGGTGCTAATTTCAGTATTTCCATTGGTATCCGCCCAGACAAAGGTAGTGAAGATTTCAGAAAGTATCATGCATCTGCCATTGATGTGCCTG GTCCTGAGGTTGATAGATTGGCAGAAATGGCGGCAAAGTATAAAGTATATTTAGTGATGGGTGTAATTGAGAGAGATGGTTACACACTTTATTGTAGTATTCTATTCTTTGATTCTGAAGGTAATTACTTAGGAAAGCACAGGAAACTGATGCCAACATCAATTGAACGTGTTATATGGGGATTTGGAGATGGATCAACCATTCCAGTGTTTGATACTCCAATTGGAAAAATAGGTGGTGTGATTTGTTGGGAGAATAAGATGCCACTGTTAAGGACAGCCATGTATTCTAAAGGTGTGCAGATATATTGTGCACCAACTGCTGATGCCAGGCCGGTGTGGCAAGCAACGGCGATTCATATTGCACTTGAAGGTGGATGTTTCTTTTTGTCGTCGAACCAGTTTTGTAGGAGGAAGGATTATCCACCTGCTCCAGAGTATAATTTCGAAGGTGCAAAAGAGAAACTTACACCTGATTCAGTTGTATGTGCTGGAGGTAGTGTTATTATATCACCTTTAGGTGAGGTTTTGGCTGGACCAAATTATGAAGGGGAGGGTCTCATAACAGCAGACTTAG ATCTTAGGGATATTCCAAGAGCTAAGTTTGAATTTGATGCTGTTGGACACTATTCCAGACCTGAAGTCCTCCGCTTGATTGTCAATGACCAACCAGCAAATCCAGTTACTTTTAAATCCAACACAACAAAAGCAGAAGAGGAGACCAACTAG